In Drosophila yakuba strain Tai18E2 chromosome X, Prin_Dyak_Tai18E2_2.1, whole genome shotgun sequence, a single genomic region encodes these proteins:
- the LOC6523866 gene encoding synaptic vesicle glycoprotein 2B, which produces MSEPRESVDPTPPPKGVEHQKDPPQKEAAAAAAADFETAIDAAGFGMFNILLLVAAVPAAMGTVYETSTMSYILPSAECDLKLSLLDKGILNAITYAGMISSAVMWGYLADTKGRKNLLIVGYAADTICVLGGALSQNRIQLIIFKYLGGFCMSGPFAVLMTYLTELHGRKHRQRIMMMVGIMFSIATLTLPGLAMLILPETWNVRIWNFSLTTWQFFVAITALPSLLSFVLFFFFPESPKFLMSKGRNQEALAAFKFMYHLNSRKPKDSFPIKVLANEVIVPVKKHAKKETPPTEEKPPTECDVVQDPESQDSKKSSLRSGFTQLRPLFTKPYLSLSLWVYLLNFCVLLGQNTMRLWLPQLFASINEYENLMSGQSQSTSICNILEYSVNRTQSQLEAVTRNDPMVECHVNITPSTYTNNLIVAAAGLVAYMLAGFLVNLVGVKRIMTSGLFIAACCSIGMYWSSSSVSTVALASLFVTMGSISATSVISASVNLFPTSLRTMIVSLEMMFGRLGSLLGNIFFPALMGLGCVPPFLMISLFMLAGCIMATFLPLKNKAALK; this is translated from the exons ATGAGTGAGCCCCGAGAATCCGTCGATCCCACGCCTCCTCCCAAGGGTGTGGAGCACCAGAAAGATCCTCCCCAGaaagaggcagcagcagcggcagcagctgaTTTCGAGACAGCCATCGATGCCGCTGGCTTTGGGATGTTCAACATCCTCCTTCTGGTGGCCGCCGTTCCAGCAGCCATGGGCACCGTCTACGAGACCTCCACGATGTCCTACATACTGCCCAGCGCCGAGTGCGATCTCAAGCTGAGTCTGCTGGACAAGGGCATTCTGAACGCCATCACCTACGCGGGCATGATCAGCTCGGCGGTGATGTGGGGCTACCTGGCCGACACCAAGGGCAGAAAGAATCTCCTGATTGTGGGCTACGCCGCCGACACGATTTGCGTGCTGGGAGGAGCCCTCAGCCAGAACAGGATCCAGTTGATTATTTTCAAGTACCTTGGTGGCTTCTG CATGAGTGGCCCCTTCGCCGTTCTTATGACCTATCTGACGGAACTCCACGGGCGGAAGCACCGACAGCGCATCATGATGATGGTGGGCATCATGTTCTCCATTGCGACGCTCACGCTACCGGGTTTGGCCATGCTGATTCTGCCTGAGACGTGGAACGTCCGTATCTGGAATTTTTCAC TGACCACCTGGCAGTTCTTCGTTGCCATCACCGCACTGCCCAGTCTGCTGAGCTTTGTGCTCTTCTTTTTCTTCCCGGAGAGTCCCAAGTTCCTCATGTCCAAGGGGCGCAACCAGGAGGCCCTGGCTGCCTTCAAGTTCATGTATCACCTGAACTCGAGAAAACCCAAGGACTCGTTCCCA ATCAAGGTGCTGGCCAACGAAGTAATCGTTCCGGTGAAGAAGCACGCCAAGAAGGAAACTCCTCCGACGGAGGAAAAGCCTCCGACTGAGTGCGACGTCGTTCAGGATCCGGAGAGTCAGGACTCCAAGAAGAGTTCTCTGCGCTCGGGTTTCACCCAGCTCCGTCCCCTTTTCACCAAACCTTACCTAAGTCTCTCCCTGTGGGTTTACCTCCTGAACTTTTGCGTGCTCTTGGG GCAAAACACCATGCGACTGTGGCTGCCACAACTATTTGCGTCCATCAACGAGTACGAGAACTTGATGAGCGGCCAATCGCAATCGACGAGCATCTGCAACATCCTGGAGTACAGCGTCAATCGCACCCAAAGCCAACTCGAGGCAGTTACCCGGAATGATCCCATGGTCGAGTGCCACGTGAACATAACACCCTCCACCTACACCAACAATCTGATTGTGGCCGCTGCTGGTCTCGTGGCATACATGCTGGCTGGGTTCCTGGTAAATTTAGTTGGCGTCAAGCGCATAATGA CCAGTGGACTCTTCATAGCGGCCTGCTGCTCCATTGGGATGTACTGGTCCAGCTCGTCAGTGTCCACAGTCGCACTGGCTTCGCTCTTCGTGACCATGGGCAGCATATCGGCCACTTCGGTGATCAGCGCCTCAGTCAACCTCTTTCCCACGTCGCTCAG GACGATGATCGTCTCGCTGGAAATGATGTTCGGCCGTCTGGGTTCTCTGCTGGGCAACATATTCTTCCCGGCTCTGATGGGACTGGGCTGCGTGCCACCCTTCCTCATGATCAGTTTGTTCATGCTGG CTGGGTGCATTATGGCGACATTCCTGCCCCTGAAGAACAAGGCCGCTCTCAAGTGA
- the LOC6523865 gene encoding 3-oxoacyl-[acyl-carrier-protein] reductase FabG: MSLSNKVVIVTGASSGIGAAIAQVLAREGATLALVGRNVANLEATKKNLKGTQAEIVVADVTKDADAIVQQTLAKFGRIDVLVNNAGILGKGGLIDLDIEEFDAVLNTNLRGVILLTKAVLPHLLKTKGAVVNVSSCAGIRPFAGALSYGVSKAALDQFTKIVALETASQGVRVNSVNPGFVVTNIHRNIGIVDEEYNGVLQRAINSHPMGRVGDVTEVAEAVAFLASSKASFTTGALLPIDGGKNNLTPR, translated from the coding sequence ATGAGTCTCAGCAACAAGGTGGTGATCGTGACGGGAGCTAGCAGCGGAATCGGTGCCGCAATTGCCCAAGTGCTGGCCCGCGAAGGCGCCACTTTGGCGCTGGTGGGCCGCAATGTGGCCAATCTGGAGGCCACGAAGAAGAACCTCAAGGGCACGCAGGCGGAAATCGTGGTGGCCGATGTGACCAAGGACGCTGACGCGATTGTCCAGCAGACGTTGGCCAAGTTCGGACGCATCGATGTGCTGGTCAACAATGCCGGCATTCTGGGCAAGGGCGGCCTCATCGATCTGGACATCGAGGAGTTCGACGCGGTGCTGAATACCAATCTGCGCGGCGTTATTCTGCTGACCAAGGCGGTGCTGCCCCACCTCCTGAAGACCAAGGGCGCCGTGGTCAACGTGAGCAGCTGCGCCGGCATTCGTCCCTTCGCCGGAGCGCTGAGCTACGGAGTCTCCAAGGCTGCCCTCGATCAGTTCACCAAGATTGTGGCCCTCGAGACGGCGTCGCAGGGTGTGCGCGTGAACTCGGTGAATCCCGGCTTCGTGGTGACCAACATCCATCGCAACATCGGCATCGTCGACGAGGAGTACAACGGCGTGCTCCAGCGGGCCATCAACTCGCATCCCATGGGCCGCGTGGGCGACGTCACCGAGGTGGCCGAGGCAGTtgcctttttggccagctccaAGGCCAGTTTCACCACCGGTGCCCTCCTGCCCATCGACGGTGGCAAGAACAATCTGACGCCTCGTTAA
- the LOC6523864 gene encoding RUN domain-containing protein 1, with protein MEMKMEEAQDSKDPSPTTKGQLPAGAVRVEDEEEEVEEVEEVEVEQEQQELLSERWSPLGANYDDANSASSGVDCELEQGLEKSETRRGSTGSELARLRSIEEEQELLTSSLLALTSHFAHVQLRVRQIVEAPAEERDQLLRDLEDFAFQGIPEAVQSQESQSDKPVIEGEKEHGPDSQLIEQLKSQLTELEQIAYEAGEPGILPQHVLLEKQKFILDELRSKLNLQVEQHELPALSTEQLRHQVDNAIGEFVGPLKMKEQLVAQLKTQITDLERFIAFLQCDAVEGSVGDRLKLLSGAYNSYAAKQTARSSQATHVAPNAPATMASAQHSSGLGSHSSGESLHSKAHGLLDKASVLMQMFASTHLVKPRSHDEFQQNSLKKTHKGNHWGDLRAQLEVDIQEVAALAATLSCDREKLANIKRALRQQQQQAESTSSSDTGNPVINSQNGALTLPPRCRRAVPTGHELAPYASGGAISSDSDEDISYSNFEWEKESKSRRTTHTRGDSIATIGRELTTVVRKNFARTLQQLIQHGLRIPAESAASSLMVPFMRCLHPGPPVIPPAAGGDSQFLGLGRAMHAWELVLAYYRLKHGEEYNNTPARKLSQSFQLDIVDAQAVTAKQSLLSAVGMILTMHRPYKRSNNAHFKAFVCAGLNSHLLVEWLNLILSCHELVDTYYSPDSYVARTGFRDSLRSIDALSRFDFDLPVDLAIRHFRNI; from the exons atggaaatgaaaatggaggaGGCCCAGGACTCCAAGGACCCTTCCCCGACGACCAAAGGCCAGCTGCCAGCTGGAGCTGTTCGTgtcgaggacgaggaggaggaagtCGAGGAAGTGGAGGAAGTCGAGGtcgagcaggagcagcaggagctgcttAGCGAGCGCTGGTCGCCGTTGGGAGCCAACTACGATGACGCGAATAGCGCCAGTTCTGGCGTGGATTGCGAACTAGAACAGGGACTGGAAAAGTCAGAGACGCGACGTGGAAGCACTGGGAGCGAACTGGCTCGTCTGCGAAgcatcgaggaggagcaggagcttCTAACCAGTTCCCTGCTGGCTTTGACCTCCCACTTTGCTCACGTCCAACTACGAGTTCGCCAAATTGTTGAGGCGCCAGCGGAGGAGCGGGATCAACTTCTGCGCGACCTCGAGGACTTCGCCTTCCAAGGAATTCCAGAGGCAGTCCAGTCCCAGGAATCCCAATCCGACAAGCCCGTTATCGAGGGCGAAAAGGAGCATGGTCCCGATAGCCAGCTCATCGAACAACTGAAGTCCCAGCTGACTGAGCTGGAACAAATAGCCTACGAGGCTGGAGAGCCCGGCATCCTGCCGCAGCACGTATTGCTCGAGAAGCAAAAGTTCATCCTGGACGAGCTGCGCTCCAAGCTCAATCTGCAGGTGGAGCAGCATGAACTGCCGGCTCTCAGCACGGAACAACTGCGCCACCAGGTCGACAATGCCATCGGCGAGTTTGTGGGCCCTCTGAAGATgaaggagcagctggtggCCCAACTGAAGACGCAGATAACTGACTTGGAGCGCTTCATTGCATTCCTCCAGTGCGACGCCGTCGAGGGATCCGTCGGCGATCGATTGAAGCTTCTATCCGGAGCATACAACAGCTATGCGGCGAAGCAGACTGCAAGGAGTTCCCAGGCAACTCACGTTGCCCCAAACGCTCCCGCCACGATGGCTTCTGCCCAGCACTCCTCTGGATTGGGTTCCCACTCTTCCGGCGAGAGCTTGCACAGCAAGGCACATGGCCTGCTGGACAAGGCTTCGGTCCTCATGCAAATGTTCGCCAGCACGCATCTGGTGAAGCCACGAAGTCACGACGAGTTCCAGCAGAACTCGCTGAAGAAGACGCACAAGGGCAACCACTGGGG GGATCTGCGGGCACAACTTGAGGTGGACATCCAGGAAGTAGCCGCACTGGCCGCCACTTTGAGCTGCGATCGCGAGAAGTTGGCCAACATCAAGAGGGCTTTgcgccaacagcaacaacaggcgGAGTCAACCTCTTCCTCCGACACTGGTAATCCGGTTATCAACTCCCAAAACGGAGCACTGACCCTGCCACCTCGTTGCCGGCGGGCAGTGCCAACTGGTCACGAACTGGCTCCATATGCCTCTGGCGGCGCCATATCCTCCGACTCCGACGAGGACATAAGCTACTCCAACTTTGAGTGGGAAAAGGAGAGCAAGAGCCGGCGGACGACGCACACACGCGGTGACTCCATTGCCACAATTGGCAGGGAACTGACCACGGTGGTGCGGAAGAACTTTGCCCGCACGTTGCAGCAGCTTATACAGCATGGACTTCGCATCCCAGCGGAATCGGCTGCCTCCAGTTTGATGGTGCCCTTCATGAGGTGCCTGCATCCCGGACCTCCGGTGATCCCGCCCGCAGCCGGAGGAGATTCGCAGTTCCTCGGCTTGGGCAGGGCCATGCACGCCTGGGAACTAGTACTGGCCTACTACAGGCTGAAGCACGGCGAGGAGTACAACAACACGCCAGCCAGAAAGTTGTCGCAGAGCTTCCAGCTGGACATCGTGGACGCGCAGGCTGTGACCGCCAAGCAAAGTTTGCTCAGCGCCGTCGGGATGATTCTAACCATGCATCGTCCTTACAAACGGAGCAACAACGCCCACTTCAAGGCCTTCGTCTGTGCCGGACTCAA CTCCCACTTGCTGGTGGAGTGGCTGAACTTGATCCTCAGCTGCCATGAACTGGTGGACACGTACTACTCGCCAGACAGCTACGTGGCCCGCACGGGATTCCGGGACTCGCTGCGCTCCATCGATGCTCTTTCTCGATTCGACTTCGACCTGCCGGTGGACCTGGCCATCCGGCACTTCCGCAACATCTAA